A genomic window from Plasmodium coatneyi strain Hackeri chromosome 13, complete sequence includes:
- a CDS encoding SICA-like antigen — MNEDPNGLAQGLCQTMKEERNISTDDDIEVCKFIVQNLWKIKTMSGAPCGNGTANELMKDYVRCTALNLWASLYIFSHCDKQDVVHRAYNVMESLKGLGTKDKCKECTYKGLERMVVLGDRNMLQYIHDSIRGNSSIMGIINGGKQKNCTAENKNAVSTVHESNINSIISMTVLPPKSRLGQSRIAQTAASNGEEVWKKWLRKWFDDMRKHKGQAVHDKIWVDFKKTFDKLIEGLKGNGPDEIRHLCADVPIWKDGDTSNKKELCRDMIRIRYFINGIKGGKKGKEPNIEKLTDIQSYLRCIVGMITMLELYEWHCKFGEIAEYIVGPVEAMLDVYGLNGKFEQCKILDTKSLVIGQKLVRDEIKKWIKDVKGAIGRVVSVKSVGAGYCKEEERAQKLKEQEEKNRESVIKLFGREKKEELGILTNTSSDFPMELVDEKLKEMREPGTNETERTRLQKEIEEIIGSTSGCSKELGKKVQEGEEGTM; from the exons atgaacgaagaTCCTAATGGACTTGCTCAGGGGCTGTGCCAAACAATGAAAGAGGAACGGAATATAAGTACGGACGATGACATAGAAGTATGTAAATTCATAGTTCAAaatttatggaaaataaaaacaatgaGTGGGGCACCGTGTGGAAACGGAACTGCTAATGAGCTAATGAAGGATTATGTGCGCTGCACAGCACTGAACCTATGGGCAtctttgtacatattttcacATTGCGATAAGCAGGATGTTGTACATAGGGCATATAATGTAATGGAAAGTCTGAAAGGGTTAGGTACAAAAGATAAGTGTAAAGAATGTACGTATAAGGGGTTAGAACGTATGGTAGTATTAGGGGATAGGAACATGTTACAATATATTCATGATTCTATAAGGGGGAATAGCTCAATTATGGGAATaataaatggaggaaaacagaaaaattgtaCAGCAGAAAATAAGAATGCTGTATCAACAGTACATGAGTCGAACATTAATAGTATAATTTCTATG ACAGTTCTGCCACCGAAGAGCAGGCTGGGGCAGAGCAGAATAGCACAAACAGCAGCATCCAACGGAGAGGaagtatggaaaaaatggttacGAAAATGGTTCGACGATATGAGGAAACACAAGGGTCAGGCAGTTCAT GATAAAATATGGGTCGACTTCAAGAAAACATTCGATAAATTGATCGAAGGTTTGAAGGGGAATGGACCGGATGAAATTAGGCACCTCTGTGCTGACGTTCCTATCTGGAAGGATGGGGATACCagcaataaaaaagaactatGTAGAGATATGATACGAATAAGATATTTTATAAATGGaattaaaggaggaaaaaaaggaaaagaaccgAATATTGAAAAATTGACCGACATACAGTCATACCTAAGGTGTATAGTAGGAATGATCACTATGTTAGAATTGTATGAATGGCATTGTAAATTTGGGGAAATTGCAGAGTACATAGTTGGCCCAGTGGAAGCAATGTTAGATGTGTATGGACTGAATGGAAAATTTGAACAGTGTAAAATATTAGATACAAAAAGTTTAGTAATAGGTCAAAAGCTCGTGAGagatgaaattaaaaagtggaTAAAAGATGTTAAGGGAGCAATAGGAAGAGTAGTCAGTGTGAAGAGTGTGGGTGCAGGGTATtgtaaggaggaagaacgtGCACAAAAACTAaaagaacaagaagaaaagaataggGAAAGTGTTATAAAGTTATTCggaagggagaagaaagaagagttAGGGATATTGACTAATACCAGTAGTGATTTTCCCATGGAACTTGTggatgaaaaattaaaggaaatgCGGGAACCAGGAACAAATGAAACCGAAAGGACGAGGTTACAGAAAGAAATAGAGGAAATAATAGGAAGTACATCAGGTTGTTCTAAGGaattagggaaaaaagtccaagaaggggaagaaggtacCATGTGA
- a CDS encoding SICA antigen yields MIIDIHLEVLDECQKGDLHSRNEDFFEILVQEFMGSEFIKEEYVPEEGVAKEKVSMVDVPKKCVPKEQVQSSSSGF; encoded by the coding sequence atgattattgatattcatttagaagtcttagacgaatgtcaaaagggggacctGCATTCCAGGAatgaagacttttttgaaattttggtgcaagaatttatgggaagcgaatttataaaagaagaatatgttcctgaggaaggaGTTGCTAAGGAAAAAGTTTCTATGGTTGATGTCCCTAAGAaatgtgttcctaaggaacaggttcaaagttcaagttccgggttttag